A window of Natranaeroarchaeum aerophilus contains these coding sequences:
- the sppA gene encoding signal peptide peptidase SppA, whose amino-acid sequence MDNPLRGLAQIGIVLLGAAIAAVIGYGLFVEIPESTAELLGIVLALLVVGVGVKLAGNAVESLFPGYNVAEVAVEGPITRDGGGGPLPTQPGSTPADDIVEQIERADADDNVEALMVRLNTPGGEVVPSDDIRLAAEEFDGPTLAYAQDTCASGGYWIASGCDELWARDMSIVGSIGVIGSRVNASELADKIGISYERLAAGEYKDAGIPLKELEEDEREYLQSLIDDLYGNFVERVAAGRELEEKTIRDTEARIYLGEDAIELGLVDQLGTGEDVQDALVERIESDAVDVREFEPERGLQAKLRGGAASIAYSFGAGIASVLGNDGEIDIRFR is encoded by the coding sequence GTGGATAACCCGCTTCGGGGGCTGGCACAGATCGGGATCGTACTGCTCGGCGCGGCAATCGCCGCCGTGATTGGCTACGGACTGTTCGTCGAGATACCCGAGTCAACGGCTGAGCTCCTCGGAATCGTGCTCGCACTGCTCGTTGTGGGCGTGGGTGTCAAACTCGCGGGCAACGCCGTCGAATCGCTCTTCCCGGGTTACAACGTTGCCGAGGTCGCTGTCGAGGGGCCAATCACGCGCGACGGTGGCGGCGGGCCGCTGCCTACCCAGCCCGGCTCGACACCCGCCGACGACATCGTCGAGCAGATCGAACGGGCTGACGCGGACGACAACGTCGAAGCGCTGATGGTACGGCTGAACACACCGGGCGGCGAAGTCGTTCCGAGCGACGACATCCGGCTCGCCGCCGAGGAGTTCGACGGCCCGACGCTCGCGTACGCACAGGACACCTGCGCGAGCGGCGGCTACTGGATCGCCAGCGGCTGTGACGAACTGTGGGCCCGAGACATGAGCATCGTCGGGAGTATCGGCGTGATCGGCTCCCGAGTGAACGCCAGTGAACTGGCTGACAAGATCGGAATCTCCTACGAGCGGCTCGCGGCGGGCGAGTACAAGGACGCCGGGATCCCGCTCAAGGAGCTCGAAGAGGACGAACGCGAGTATCTCCAGAGCCTCATCGACGATCTGTACGGCAACTTCGTCGAGCGCGTCGCCGCGGGGCGAGAGCTCGAGGAGAAGACGATCAGAGACACCGAGGCCCGGATCTATCTCGGCGAGGACGCCATCGAGCTCGGACTGGTCGATCAACTCGGGACGGGCGAGGACGTTCAGGACGCGCTCGTCGAGCGGATCGAGAGCGACGCGGTCGACGTCAGGGAGTTCGAGCCCGAGCGTGGACTGCAGGCAAAACTCCGGGGCGGCGCGGCCTCGATTGCGTACTCGTTCGGTGCGGGGATCGCAAGCGTGCTGGGCAACGATGGTGAAATCGACATCCGGTTCCGTTGA
- a CDS encoding Nif3-like dinuclear metal center hexameric protein: MQLSELVERYDERLDTDAYADVDASANGLQVGPEEATVEHVAVAVDAGVATIERAADAGADVLVTHHGVVFGGIDHVTGPDYDRIEALIENDIALYVSHLPLDGHQELGNAAGIADLLQLTDREPFGTIGGEYIGQRGRRSEPLPVEDVAETLNASLDTGGRDVQTFAFGPEEVEDVAIVTGSGVDWLEDAADTGADVLVTGEGKQHAYHLARELGINLVLAGHYATETFGVRNLQSLAEEWGLETTFIDEPTGL, from the coding sequence ATGCAACTCTCCGAACTCGTCGAGCGATACGACGAACGTCTCGATACCGATGCGTACGCCGACGTCGACGCGAGTGCGAACGGCTTGCAGGTCGGCCCCGAGGAAGCGACGGTCGAGCACGTTGCCGTCGCGGTCGATGCGGGCGTCGCGACGATCGAGCGCGCCGCCGATGCAGGAGCGGACGTACTGGTGACCCACCATGGCGTCGTTTTCGGGGGGATCGACCACGTCACCGGCCCTGACTATGACCGGATCGAAGCGCTGATCGAGAACGACATTGCGCTATACGTGTCGCATCTCCCGCTCGACGGCCACCAGGAGCTGGGCAACGCTGCGGGGATCGCTGATCTGCTGCAGCTGACCGATCGTGAGCCGTTCGGAACGATCGGTGGGGAGTACATTGGCCAGCGTGGCCGACGGAGCGAACCGCTACCTGTCGAGGACGTCGCCGAGACGCTGAACGCATCGCTCGACACCGGGGGCCGTGATGTCCAGACGTTCGCGTTTGGCCCGGAGGAGGTAGAGGACGTGGCAATCGTCACCGGTAGCGGCGTCGACTGGCTCGAAGACGCCGCGGACACCGGTGCCGACGTGCTGGTGACTGGCGAGGGCAAGCAGCATGCCTACCACCTCGCCCGCGAACTCGGGATCAATCTGGTACTCGCGGGCCACTACGCAACGGAGACGTTCGGCGTCCGGAACCTGCAATCGCTCGCCGAGGAATGGGGACTGGAAACGACGTTCATCGACGAGCCGACCGGGCTGTAG
- a CDS encoding hydrolase, with translation MLGQWLGAAVEPNDEQEPPTMESPQPVTVPGSPTALAGADVVAYRTDFADPCGDEETRATLELAGLYGHARIWLNGTFLGTHESYFTPWRTTFDPEPENELLVECRRPTDAFGGIYETDVLPAERRVPGIWWGASVEPHGSVTITDLSVTPELEGDGGAIHAAITVDAAESVDDRVTLSIRPKGFRGGGAMERARVEAAAGERVVVERRIEVRDPRLWWPRGFGSQHRYAVHAKLGDQEKIATTGFSTISYGDDGLVVNGRPIPARGFNVLPGTEPEETIDRAVEANANLLRAHAHVPPSAFYDACDEAGLLVWQDLPLTGPVEYDPDRGIEISAALVDRCESRPSVAAYGVHDDPRSPFETPLGSGRLARMRLRWRAWRTAFDRTAADALADGIETDRPVFPVMGSPGTDPDASHLYPGWEYGTAADVEWLTQQYSGLADVVTEFGAGSLTEGGEGAPGTHPAFDHLDDTPVGTQHEQGRILKHVAERLRLERADVLAAFTLQDVRPGGGMGVIDANGIEKQSFDPIAAAYEPVQAVVTDPLTPGAVGMTVINDTHERVSGTLEWESGTRSGVVDVDAEPLSRVSVGGAKVDDHAEKLVLELSTDGQTVRNRYRLP, from the coding sequence ATGCTGGGTCAGTGGCTGGGTGCCGCGGTTGAACCGAACGACGAGCAGGAGCCACCGACCATGGAGAGCCCACAGCCGGTGACGGTTCCGGGCAGTCCCACAGCGCTGGCCGGGGCGGACGTGGTGGCGTACAGGACGGACTTTGCCGATCCCTGCGGCGACGAGGAAACTCGTGCTACGCTTGAACTCGCCGGTCTGTACGGCCATGCGCGGATCTGGCTCAACGGCACCTTCCTCGGCACGCACGAGTCGTACTTCACGCCGTGGCGGACCACGTTCGATCCGGAACCGGAGAACGAACTCCTCGTCGAGTGTCGCCGTCCGACTGACGCGTTCGGCGGGATCTACGAGACGGACGTGCTCCCCGCCGAGCGTCGCGTGCCGGGGATCTGGTGGGGTGCCTCTGTGGAGCCACACGGTTCCGTCACGATTACCGATCTGTCGGTGACACCCGAACTGGAAGGCGACGGTGGTGCCATCCACGCCGCGATCACCGTCGACGCCGCCGAATCAGTCGACGACCGGGTGACACTCTCGATTCGGCCGAAGGGATTTCGCGGCGGAGGCGCGATGGAACGCGCCCGCGTCGAAGCTGCGGCCGGAGAGCGCGTCGTCGTCGAGCGCCGAATCGAGGTCAGAGACCCTCGGCTGTGGTGGCCGCGGGGGTTCGGGTCCCAGCACCGGTACGCCGTCCACGCCAAACTGGGCGATCAAGAGAAGATCGCAACAACGGGGTTCAGTACGATCAGCTACGGCGACGATGGGCTAGTCGTTAACGGCCGACCGATACCGGCCCGCGGGTTCAACGTTCTGCCAGGAACGGAGCCCGAGGAGACGATCGATCGCGCGGTAGAAGCGAACGCGAATCTTCTCCGGGCACACGCGCACGTTCCCCCATCGGCGTTCTACGACGCCTGTGACGAGGCAGGGCTGCTGGTGTGGCAGGACCTCCCACTGACCGGCCCGGTCGAGTACGACCCCGATAGGGGAATCGAAATCAGCGCCGCGCTCGTCGATCGGTGTGAATCACGCCCGAGCGTTGCGGCGTACGGCGTCCACGACGACCCCAGATCGCCGTTCGAGACCCCGCTCGGGTCGGGCCGTCTCGCGCGGATGCGTCTGCGCTGGCGTGCCTGGAGAACGGCGTTCGACCGTACCGCTGCCGATGCCCTTGCGGACGGCATCGAGACCGATCGGCCGGTCTTCCCTGTCATGGGATCCCCGGGGACCGATCCCGACGCATCACATCTGTACCCCGGCTGGGAGTACGGTACCGCAGCGGACGTCGAGTGGCTTACCCAGCAATATTCGGGACTTGCCGACGTCGTCACGGAGTTCGGAGCCGGTTCGTTGACCGAGGGTGGGGAGGGTGCACCGGGGACTCATCCCGCCTTCGATCACCTCGACGATACGCCGGTCGGCACCCAGCACGAGCAAGGACGGATCCTCAAGCACGTTGCTGAACGGCTCCGACTGGAGCGGGCCGACGTGCTTGCCGCGTTCACTCTTCAGGATGTCCGACCGGGTGGCGGGATGGGTGTCATCGATGCAAACGGTATCGAGAAACAGAGCTTCGATCCGATCGCGGCGGCATACGAACCCGTTCAGGCTGTCGTTACCGATCCGCTGACGCCGGGTGCGGTCGGAATGACCGTGATCAACGACACACACGAGCGCGTTTCGGGCACCCTCGAATGGGAGTCCGGTACTCGTTCAGGGGTAGTTGATGTCGATGCTGAGCCGCTTTCACGCGTGTCTGTTGGCGGCGCGAAGGTCGACGACCATGCTGAAAAGCTGGTTCTGGAGCTATCAACTGACGGACAAACAGTTCGGAACCGGTACCGACTCCCCTGA
- a CDS encoding antitoxin VapB family protein yields MGTRSVRLDEDTYERIKRQKQPDETFSEAIDRLTRTPSLGELGGVVDEERVERVEAAIVEADAADADEVNDILDEFDNR; encoded by the coding sequence ATGGGGACTCGTTCGGTTCGACTCGATGAGGACACGTACGAACGGATCAAACGGCAGAAACAACCGGATGAGACGTTTTCGGAGGCGATTGATCGGTTAACTCGAACGCCATCGCTCGGAGAACTCGGTGGCGTCGTTGACGAAGAGCGTGTCGAGCGCGTAGAAGCGGCAATCGTGGAGGCAGACGCCGCTGATGCGGACGAAGTGAACGACATCCTCGACGAGTTCGACAATCGATGA
- a CDS encoding PIN domain-containing protein — protein MIADTSFLIDLMKNDGGAHEKLEELEARKEPIKIPAMAVLELGIGIGAELSADERRAVRAILEPHPIVPMDDTIALRAGVRIGEGDASTLKKNKGDAAIGATAEIEGEPVLTRNVDDFERMGFETAEY, from the coding sequence ATGATCGCGGACACCTCGTTTCTGATTGACCTGATGAAAAACGATGGGGGAGCCCACGAAAAGCTCGAAGAGCTCGAAGCCCGGAAGGAACCGATCAAGATCCCGGCAATGGCCGTTCTCGAACTGGGGATCGGGATCGGTGCCGAACTCTCAGCAGACGAACGACGGGCGGTCAGGGCGATTCTCGAACCCCATCCGATCGTTCCGATGGACGACACCATTGCGTTACGGGCAGGTGTTCGGATCGGTGAAGGCGATGCGTCAACGCTCAAAAAGAACAAGGGTGACGCTGCAATTGGTGCGACCGCCGAGATTGAAGGCGAACCCGTTCTCACACGAAACGTCGATGATTTCGAACGAATGGGATTCGAGACGGCCGAGTATTGA
- a CDS encoding ribonuclease catalytic domain-containing protein — protein MTSESQAEAGTAEGQGPVEIDEEMARHLENKREELFEKLEIRDGFSEEILEEARARTENIEQQIADEVDEREDLRDMTTWTIDPIDAQDFDDAVSIEERDDEYVLWVHIADVTHYVNPDTKMWEEAVERGNTVYLPAYTIHMLPPVLAETVCSLVPNEDRLAHTVEMHLDKENLSYESIDIYKSVIESDARLTYGEAETMLDEPETADDLLEDPEVDLAEKCEMVWEVADRMHEQRKEDGSLVLNPARDRAHTIIEECMLKANKAVTHQLMWDRGVEAMYRVHPQPSPDEWDKALQEIQELDGVSIPAGSWEDPRKAVNATLEEAPGRQLDKIQWAVMKVMPRAKYMNDPFGGHHALNFEIYGHFTSPIRRLSDLINHWIVYTNDVPEDLAALCDHASDQQQDAEQCEREYKDFLQEVGLDPAAVNNRGIEVVDEE, from the coding sequence ATGACCAGCGAGTCGCAGGCCGAGGCCGGAACGGCCGAGGGACAGGGTCCCGTCGAGATCGACGAGGAGATGGCCCGCCATCTGGAGAACAAACGGGAAGAGCTGTTCGAGAAGCTCGAAATCCGCGATGGCTTCTCCGAAGAGATCCTCGAAGAGGCCAGAGCGCGGACCGAAAACATCGAGCAACAGATCGCCGACGAGGTCGACGAGCGCGAGGACCTGCGGGACATGACGACGTGGACGATCGACCCGATCGACGCCCAGGACTTCGACGACGCGGTCTCGATCGAGGAACGCGACGACGAGTACGTCCTCTGGGTCCACATCGCCGACGTGACCCATTACGTGAACCCCGATACGAAGATGTGGGAGGAGGCTGTCGAGCGCGGGAACACGGTCTATCTCCCGGCGTACACCATCCACATGTTGCCACCGGTGCTCGCCGAGACGGTCTGCTCGCTCGTGCCGAACGAGGACCGCCTTGCCCACACCGTCGAGATGCATCTGGACAAGGAGAACCTGTCCTACGAGTCGATCGATATCTACAAATCGGTCATCGAGAGCGACGCCCGCCTGACCTACGGCGAGGCCGAGACGATGCTCGACGAACCTGAAACGGCGGACGACCTGCTCGAGGACCCCGAGGTCGATCTCGCGGAAAAGTGCGAGATGGTCTGGGAGGTCGCCGACCGGATGCACGAACAGCGCAAGGAGGACGGCTCGCTTGTCCTGAATCCCGCACGGGATCGCGCCCACACCATCATCGAGGAGTGCATGCTAAAAGCGAACAAGGCCGTCACCCACCAGCTGATGTGGGATCGGGGCGTCGAGGCGATGTACCGGGTCCACCCACAGCCCAGCCCCGACGAGTGGGACAAGGCCCTCCAGGAAATTCAGGAACTCGACGGCGTCTCGATCCCCGCTGGTTCGTGGGAGGATCCGCGAAAAGCCGTCAACGCCACGCTAGAGGAAGCGCCGGGTCGGCAACTCGACAAGATCCAGTGGGCCGTGATGAAGGTGATGCCCCGTGCGAAGTACATGAACGACCCCTTCGGCGGCCACCACGCACTGAACTTCGAGATCTACGGCCACTTCACCAGCCCGATCCGCCGACTCAGCGACCTGATCAACCACTGGATCGTCTACACGAACGACGTGCCGGAGGATCTCGCCGCGCTCTGTGACCACGCCTCGGATCAGCAGCAAGACGCCGAGCAGTGCGAGCGCGAGTACAAGGACTTCCTGCAAGAGGTCGGCCTCGACCCCGCCGCGGTGAACAATCGCGGGATCGAAGTCGTCGACGAGGAGTAA
- a CDS encoding DUF371 domain-containing protein: MEERISAHGHEHVSADHASTFEVTTDDFLTPAGDCILAIEADRAPADFAPKFVDACQDADATITAMVEVDGMSQSVTGSGHPDLSFQSERSAVIRASDHVDERTVTVNADHGAIGIDDELVDALAAGAELTLTLAVE; encoded by the coding sequence ATGGAAGAACGAATCTCCGCACACGGTCACGAACACGTCAGCGCGGACCACGCCAGCACGTTCGAAGTAACCACCGACGACTTTCTCACGCCTGCGGGCGACTGTATTCTCGCAATCGAGGCGGACCGAGCGCCTGCTGATTTTGCCCCGAAGTTCGTCGATGCCTGCCAGGACGCCGACGCGACGATTACGGCGATGGTCGAGGTCGACGGGATGAGCCAATCAGTCACCGGTAGCGGCCATCCCGATCTCTCCTTCCAGAGCGAGCGTAGCGCCGTCATCCGCGCGAGCGATCACGTCGACGAGCGGACAGTGACAGTGAACGCCGATCACGGAGCGATCGGTATCGACGACGAACTCGTCGACGCGCTCGCTGCGGGCGCGGAACTAACGCTGACGCTCGCCGTCGAATAG
- a CDS encoding coiled-coil protein — MVDAQELDEADNVELTEEQLENNSKGQLIKIAGQLRDRRNELNQLASDRASKRDDLNAKTREKVDEAQEHREKRDELNEQVQEHKESRNELNADANELFDKVEEMKSDMELDEGKDLEELEEEIEELEFKQQTEVLSTEDERELIEKIEAKREEYNERKDKLNQNEELDDLVEEAEEVRSEASQHHQKVTELADKAQEHHNQMIEAYREADDIRDDADEMHELFVEAQEAADQHHEDFVRVQKRLRELDKEEEEERKTEREKEKEEVEQEAEEIYERFKEGETLETEDLMKLQKAGRL; from the coding sequence ATGGTAGACGCACAAGAACTCGACGAAGCCGACAACGTCGAACTAACCGAAGAACAGCTCGAAAACAATTCTAAAGGACAGCTCATCAAAATCGCCGGTCAGCTACGCGACCGACGAAACGAGCTGAACCAGCTTGCATCCGACCGCGCCTCGAAACGCGACGATCTCAACGCGAAGACACGCGAGAAGGTCGACGAGGCACAGGAACACCGCGAGAAACGCGACGAGCTCAACGAGCAGGTTCAGGAGCACAAGGAGAGCCGCAACGAGCTCAACGCCGATGCAAACGAGCTGTTCGACAAAGTCGAGGAGATGAAGTCGGACATGGAGCTCGACGAAGGCAAGGATCTCGAAGAGCTCGAAGAGGAGATCGAGGAGCTCGAATTCAAACAGCAGACCGAGGTCCTCAGCACGGAAGACGAGCGCGAGCTGATCGAGAAGATCGAGGCCAAACGCGAAGAGTACAACGAGCGAAAGGACAAGCTCAACCAGAACGAGGAGCTCGACGACCTCGTCGAAGAGGCCGAAGAAGTCCGATCGGAAGCCTCCCAGCACCACCAGAAGGTCACCGAGCTCGCCGACAAGGCCCAGGAACACCACAACCAGATGATCGAGGCCTATCGCGAGGCCGACGACATCCGCGACGACGCCGACGAGATGCACGAGCTGTTCGTCGAGGCCCAGGAGGCCGCCGACCAGCACCACGAGGACTTCGTCCGCGTCCAGAAGCGCCTGCGCGAACTCGACAAAGAGGAAGAAGAAGAGCGCAAGACCGAGCGCGAGAAAGAAAAAGAGGAAGTCGAGCAGGAAGCAGAAGAGATCTACGAGCGGTTCAAAGAGGGCGAGACCCTCGAAACCGAGGACCTGATGAAGCTGCAGAAGGCTGGTCGGCTGTAA
- a CDS encoding DUF373 family protein, with amino-acid sequence MTTLVVCVDRTDDVGRKTGLSTPVAGWEAVQSLVIDMGLADPEDSSVNSLLESLRVARELRDGDDDAVVAVVSGASDSMVSADRAVAHQLDDLIDEYDVDSAIVVIDSAEDERLVPVVESRLRVDSVDRVVVRQARDIESTYYLLKQFLADEELRQTTLVPIGIALIVFPALSIWAGTAIALATITAVIGSFLLYKGFGVDEYLTRLARQARDSLYSGQVSVVTYVVAAGLTLVGVFAGALGVSDLSDPESAFIQSMMFAYASVPWLAMAALAASTGRLLDEIIQDEQLRPSFLNLPFVVVGIGLIVRGFSAYFLERGGQISSLDVPDVSLGVVSVEGFKLGVGNRLGVFVLLGVLISVLGVRVAMYFSGASVEEPEVAETDV; translated from the coding sequence GTGACAACGCTGGTCGTCTGTGTGGACCGGACTGACGATGTCGGACGCAAGACTGGCCTCTCGACGCCGGTCGCAGGCTGGGAAGCCGTCCAGTCGCTCGTGATCGACATGGGGCTTGCAGATCCGGAGGACTCCTCGGTCAACAGTCTGCTGGAGTCGCTGCGGGTCGCCCGGGAGCTACGCGACGGTGACGACGACGCCGTCGTCGCTGTCGTCTCGGGAGCGAGCGATTCGATGGTGAGCGCCGATCGTGCGGTTGCACACCAGCTCGACGACCTGATCGACGAGTACGACGTCGACTCGGCGATCGTCGTCATCGACAGTGCCGAAGACGAGCGGCTCGTCCCGGTCGTCGAGAGCCGTCTCCGCGTCGATTCCGTCGATCGCGTCGTCGTCCGCCAGGCCAGAGATATCGAGTCGACGTACTACCTGCTCAAGCAGTTCCTGGCCGACGAAGAGCTCCGACAGACGACGCTGGTGCCGATCGGGATCGCACTGATCGTCTTCCCGGCGCTCTCGATCTGGGCCGGAACCGCGATCGCGCTGGCGACGATTACGGCCGTGATCGGATCGTTCCTGCTGTACAAGGGGTTTGGCGTCGACGAATATCTTACCAGACTCGCGCGACAGGCGAGAGATTCGCTGTACTCCGGTCAGGTCTCCGTCGTCACCTACGTCGTCGCCGCAGGACTGACACTTGTCGGCGTGTTCGCCGGTGCGCTCGGCGTCTCGGATCTTTCCGATCCCGAAAGTGCATTCATCCAGTCGATGATGTTCGCCTACGCGAGCGTTCCGTGGCTGGCGATGGCCGCACTGGCTGCCAGTACCGGGCGATTGCTCGACGAGATTATTCAGGACGAACAGCTCCGCCCCTCGTTTCTCAATCTGCCGTTTGTCGTGGTCGGAATCGGCTTGATCGTCCGTGGCTTCTCGGCGTACTTCCTCGAACGTGGTGGGCAGATCAGTTCGCTCGATGTTCCCGATGTCTCGCTGGGGGTCGTTTCAGTCGAAGGGTTCAAGCTGGGCGTCGGAAACCGCCTCGGTGTGTTCGTCCTGCTGGGCGTGTTGATCAGCGTCCTCGGCGTTCGCGTCGCGATGTACTTCTCCGGGGCGAGCGTCGAGGAGCCGGAGGTCGCGGAGACAGATGTGTGA
- a CDS encoding diphthine--ammonia ligase, translating to MADNATDGHWVSLYSGGKDSSWALYRALERDLPVGRLLTVHPEGDSYMYHVPATDLATLAAKSVGIPLVDVHPEDFDAGGAEDSGEQGDREVEPLEAALAELDAELDGGIAGVTAGAVESEFQTSRIEAMANRLDIELFAPLWQRDPRTLADEMLAAGFEIRIVQVAAAGLDESWLGRRLDADALDELETLHDEYGVHILGEGGEFETLVTDGPHMERPIELEYETEWEGTRGHLRITDAWLGDA from the coding sequence ATGGCTGACAACGCTACTGACGGGCACTGGGTGAGCCTCTACTCCGGCGGCAAGGACTCTTCGTGGGCGCTATACCGGGCGCTCGAACGTGATCTGCCGGTCGGACGACTGCTGACCGTCCACCCCGAGGGCGACTCGTATATGTATCACGTTCCGGCGACCGACCTGGCGACGCTTGCCGCCAAGAGCGTCGGGATCCCGCTCGTGGACGTCCACCCCGAGGATTTCGATGCCGGTGGGGCCGAGGATTCGGGCGAGCAGGGCGACCGGGAGGTCGAACCGCTGGAGGCCGCGCTGGCCGAACTGGACGCCGAACTGGATGGCGGTATTGCGGGCGTCACCGCGGGTGCGGTCGAAAGCGAGTTCCAGACCAGCCGCATCGAGGCGATGGCCAACCGGCTGGATATCGAACTCTTCGCCCCGCTCTGGCAGCGGGACCCGCGCACGCTCGCCGACGAGATGCTCGCGGCCGGATTCGAGATCCGGATCGTGCAGGTCGCCGCGGCTGGCCTCGACGAATCGTGGCTCGGACGGCGACTCGACGCCGACGCGCTGGACGAACTCGAAACGCTCCACGACGAGTACGGCGTCCACATTCTGGGTGAGGGAGGCGAGTTCGAGACACTCGTTACTGATGGGCCGCATATGGAGCGACCGATCGAACTGGAGTACGAGACGGAGTGGGAAGGGACGCGAGGGCATCTGCGGATTACGGATGCGTGGCTGGGCGATGCATAG